One part of the Janthinobacterium sp. 17J80-10 genome encodes these proteins:
- a CDS encoding PilT/PilU family type 4a pilus ATPase, with protein sequence MERDQATKFMNDLLRLMVSKNGSDLFITAEYPPAFKIDGKMTPVSNQPLSPQHTIELARAIMSDKQAAEFEATKECNFAISPGGLGRFRVSAFVQQGRVGMVLRTITTKIPKLEDLGVPDILKEVVMTKRGLVIMVGATGSGKSTTLAGMVGYRNENSYGHIITVEDPVEYIHPHHNCIVTQRDVGVDTEGWGVALKNTLRQAPDVIQIGEIRDRETMDFAIAFAETGHLCLATMHANSSNQALDRIINFFPEERRQQLLMDLSLNLKAMISQRLIPLRDTKGRCVAVEVMLNSPLISDLIFKGDVHEIKEIMKKSQELGMQTFDQALFELYEADKISYEDALRNADSVNDLRLTIKLRGKDAKGRDLSKGTEHLGIV encoded by the coding sequence ATGGAACGCGATCAAGCAACCAAATTCATGAACGACTTGCTGCGCCTGATGGTCAGCAAGAATGGCTCGGACCTGTTCATCACCGCAGAATACCCGCCGGCCTTCAAGATCGACGGCAAGATGACGCCGGTATCGAACCAGCCGCTCTCGCCCCAGCACACCATCGAGCTGGCGCGCGCCATCATGAGCGACAAGCAGGCAGCCGAATTCGAGGCGACCAAGGAATGCAACTTCGCCATCAGCCCCGGCGGGCTGGGTCGCTTCCGCGTCTCCGCCTTCGTGCAGCAGGGCCGCGTAGGGATGGTGCTGCGGACCATCACCACCAAGATTCCCAAGCTCGAAGACCTGGGCGTGCCGGACATCCTGAAGGAAGTGGTGATGACCAAGCGCGGCCTGGTGATCATGGTCGGCGCCACCGGCTCCGGCAAATCCACCACCCTGGCCGGCATGGTCGGCTACCGCAACGAAAACAGCTACGGCCACATCATCACAGTTGAAGACCCGGTCGAATACATCCACCCGCACCACAACTGCATCGTCACCCAGCGCGACGTCGGCGTCGACACCGAGGGCTGGGGCGTGGCCCTGAAAAACACCTTGCGCCAGGCGCCGGACGTGATCCAGATCGGCGAAATCCGCGACCGCGAAACCATGGATTTCGCCATTGCCTTCGCCGAGACCGGCCACCTGTGCCTGGCCACCATGCACGCCAACAGCTCCAACCAGGCGCTCGACCGCATCATCAACTTCTTCCCGGAAGAGCGCCGCCAGCAATTGCTGATGGACTTGTCGCTGAACCTGAAAGCCATGATCTCGCAGCGCCTGATTCCGCTGCGCGACACCAAGGGCCGCTGCGTGGCAGTCGAGGTGATGCTGAATTCGCCGCTGATTTCCGACCTGATCTTCAAGGGCGATGTCCACGAGATCAAGGAAATCATGAAGAAGTCGCAGGAGCTGGGCATGCAGACCTTCGACCAGGCCCTGTTCGAGCTCTACGAAGCCGACAAGATTTCGTATGAAGACGCATTGCGCAACGCCGACTCGGTCAACGACCTGCGCCTGACGATCAAGCTGCGCGGCAAGGACGCAAAGGGCCGCGACCTCTCCAAGGGCACGGAGCACCTGGGCATCGTATGA
- a CDS encoding glutathione peroxidase translates to MASVYDFAAESLSGGKVELGQYRGRVLLIVNTASQCGFTPQYQGLENLHRDYGGRGLAVLGFPCNQFGRQEPGDAAAIGAFCEKNYGVSFPMFAKVDVNGGHAHPLYVQLKRQARGIFRTQSIKWNFTKFLVKKDGSVYRRYGPRTAPEALRADIEKLLAE, encoded by the coding sequence GTGGCGAGCGTTTACGACTTCGCCGCCGAGAGCCTTTCCGGCGGCAAGGTCGAACTCGGCCAGTATCGCGGCCGCGTGCTTTTGATCGTCAATACCGCCAGCCAGTGCGGCTTTACGCCGCAATACCAGGGCCTGGAAAACCTGCACCGCGACTATGGCGGGCGCGGCCTGGCGGTGCTGGGGTTTCCCTGCAACCAGTTCGGCCGGCAGGAGCCTGGCGACGCCGCTGCCATCGGCGCCTTTTGCGAAAAGAATTACGGCGTGAGTTTCCCGATGTTCGCCAAGGTCGATGTCAACGGCGGCCATGCCCATCCCCTGTACGTGCAGCTGAAACGCCAGGCCCGCGGCATTTTCCGCACGCAGTCGATCAAGTGGAATTTCACCAAGTTCCTGGTGAAAAAGGATGGCAGCGTGTACCGGCGCTATGGCCCGCGCACCGCGCCAGAGGCGCTGCGCGCCGATATCGAGAAACTGCTGGCCGAGTAG
- a CDS encoding LrgB family protein, which yields MNPDFNSVWVYLSTSPLMWLAATLLAYQLALALHVRARGNPLVNPVMIAVGILVVLLAITRTPYRNYFDGAQFVHFLLGPATVALAIPLYQQLAKLKRHWLSFLVGTLMGSATAVVTAMGIAWLLGASPAVVLSLAPKSVTTPIAMGIAEKIGGLPSLTAVMVIVTGILGASLAQFIMPRIKIRDDSISGFAMGVTAHGLGTARAFQVSAEMGAFAGLAMGVTGALTAVLLPLALKLFGVI from the coding sequence ATGAATCCCGATTTCAACAGCGTCTGGGTCTATCTTTCCACGTCGCCGCTGATGTGGCTGGCGGCCACCCTGCTGGCCTACCAGCTGGCGCTGGCCCTGCACGTGCGCGCCAGGGGCAACCCGCTGGTTAACCCGGTGATGATTGCGGTCGGTATCCTGGTGGTGCTCCTGGCCATCACCAGGACGCCTTATCGCAACTATTTCGACGGCGCGCAATTCGTGCACTTCCTGCTGGGGCCGGCCACGGTGGCGCTGGCCATTCCGCTCTACCAGCAACTGGCAAAACTGAAGCGTCACTGGCTCTCGTTCCTGGTCGGCACCCTGATGGGGTCAGCCACTGCCGTCGTCACTGCCATGGGCATCGCCTGGCTGCTCGGGGCCTCGCCGGCGGTGGTGCTGTCGCTGGCGCCGAAATCGGTGACGACGCCGATCGCCATGGGCATTGCCGAGAAAATCGGCGGCCTGCCGTCGCTGACCGCCGTCATGGTCATCGTCACCGGCATCCTGGGCGCCTCGCTGGCGCAATTCATCATGCCGCGCATTAAGATCCGCGATGACAGCATCAGCGGCTTTGCCATGGGGGTGACCGCGCATGGCCTGGGCACCGCGCGGGCATTCCAGGTCAGCGCGGAGATGGGCGCCTTCGCCGGCCTGGCGATGGGCGTGACCGGCGCCCTGACGGCGGTATTGCTGCCGCTGGCGCTGAAACTGTTCGGGGTGATTTGA
- a CDS encoding YggS family pyridoxal phosphate-dependent enzyme — protein MSVIAHNLQAVQARIAQAARAVSREPHEVSLLAVSKTFGASDVAAAAAAGQTAFGENYLQEALDKMAAVRETLPEAQLAWHFIGPIQSNKTRPIAEHFDWVHSVDREKIAQRLSDQRPAHLPPLNVCVQVNVSNEASKSGAPLLDVAAIAQAVAAMPRLRLRGLMAIPEPSDDVAEQRAAFGQVRRLFDTLRAAGLPLDTLSMGMSGDLEAAVAEGATIVRVGTAIFGRRSYPSQ, from the coding sequence ATGTCCGTAATCGCTCATAACTTGCAAGCCGTGCAGGCACGGATTGCGCAAGCAGCGCGCGCAGTGTCGCGCGAGCCCCACGAGGTGAGCCTGCTGGCGGTCTCCAAGACCTTCGGCGCCAGCGACGTGGCGGCAGCGGCGGCAGCCGGGCAAACCGCCTTTGGCGAAAACTACCTGCAGGAAGCGCTCGACAAGATGGCCGCCGTCCGGGAGACCTTGCCCGAGGCGCAACTCGCCTGGCATTTCATCGGCCCCATCCAGAGCAACAAGACGCGGCCGATCGCCGAGCATTTCGACTGGGTGCATTCGGTCGACCGTGAAAAGATCGCCCAGCGCCTGTCGGACCAGCGGCCTGCCCACCTGCCGCCGCTGAACGTCTGCGTGCAAGTCAATGTCAGCAATGAAGCCAGCAAGAGCGGCGCGCCGCTGCTGGACGTCGCCGCCATCGCGCAGGCGGTCGCGGCCATGCCGCGCCTGCGCCTGCGCGGGCTGATGGCAATTCCCGAGCCGAGCGACGACGTGGCGGAGCAGCGCGCCGCGTTTGGCCAGGTGCGCCGCCTGTTCGACACCCTGCGCGCCGCCGGCCTGCCGCTGGACACGCTGTCGATGGGCATGTCGGGCGACCTCGAAGCGGCGGTGGCCGAGGGCGCTACCATCGTGCGCGTCGGCACGGCGATCTTCGGGCGGCGCAGCTACCCGTCACAATAA
- the proC gene encoding pyrroline-5-carboxylate reductase, which yields MQDKLKIAFIGGGNMATALIGGLAGKLTAGANIHVVDPNAASLQKLAQQFGVTTAQSADAVLAQSDVIVLAVKPQQMKEVAAQLLPHIGRQLVLSIAAGIRAADLSRWLGGHGAIVRSMPNTPALIGKGITGAVALPGVTAAQREAADAILRAVGQTVWLDDEALIDPVTAVSGSGPAYVFYFIEAMQQAAQEMGLSAEQGTQLAIATFVGASHLAADSTEPVSVLRERVTSKGGTTYAALTSMEASGVKQAIVKALHAASARGRELGEESGRD from the coding sequence ATGCAAGACAAGCTGAAAATCGCATTTATCGGCGGCGGCAACATGGCCACCGCCCTGATCGGCGGCCTGGCCGGCAAGCTGACCGCCGGCGCCAATATCCATGTGGTGGACCCGAATGCCGCCTCGCTGCAAAAGCTGGCGCAACAGTTCGGCGTCACCACCGCGCAGAGCGCCGACGCCGTGCTGGCGCAATCCGATGTGATCGTGCTGGCGGTCAAGCCGCAGCAAATGAAAGAAGTCGCAGCGCAACTGCTGCCGCATATCGGCAGGCAGCTGGTGCTGTCGATTGCCGCGGGCATTCGCGCCGCCGACCTGTCGCGCTGGCTGGGCGGGCATGGCGCCATCGTGCGCAGCATGCCCAACACCCCGGCGCTGATCGGCAAGGGCATTACCGGCGCGGTGGCGCTGCCGGGCGTGACGGCAGCGCAGCGCGAGGCGGCGGACGCCATCCTGCGCGCAGTCGGTCAGACCGTCTGGCTGGATGATGAAGCGCTGATCGATCCGGTGACGGCCGTCTCGGGCAGCGGCCCGGCATACGTTTTCTACTTCATCGAGGCGATGCAGCAAGCCGCGCAGGAAATGGGCCTGTCGGCGGAGCAGGGCACGCAACTGGCGATTGCCACCTTCGTCGGCGCTTCGCACCTGGCGGCGGATTCGACCGAGCCAGTCTCGGTGCTGCGCGAGCGCGTCACCTCCAAGGGCGGCACCACCTACGCGGCGCTGACCAGCATGGAGGCTTCCGGCGTGAAGCAAGCCATCGTCAAGGCGCTGCATGCCGCATCCGCGCGCGGGCGCGAGCTGGGCGAGGAATCAGGCCGCGACTGA
- a CDS encoding cob(I)yrinic acid a,c-diamide adenosyltransferase, producing the protein MGNRLSKIATRTGDDGSTGLGDGSRTAKDSLRVHAMGDVDELNSHLSVLLCEDLPAALREELLSIQHDLFDLGGELCIPGYSMVTDEHVARLDGWLEKYNADLPALQEFILPGGARAAALAHVCRTVCRRAERSVVALGHAEALHAHPRHYLNRLSDLLFVLARVLNRHAGGGDVLWDRSRAR; encoded by the coding sequence ATGGGAAACCGACTCTCGAAAATCGCCACCCGCACCGGCGACGATGGCAGCACTGGCCTGGGCGACGGCAGCCGCACCGCCAAGGACAGCCTGCGCGTGCACGCCATGGGCGACGTGGATGAACTCAATTCGCACCTGAGCGTGCTGCTGTGCGAAGACCTGCCGGCGGCGCTGCGGGAAGAATTGCTGTCGATCCAGCATGACCTCTTCGACCTCGGCGGCGAACTGTGCATTCCGGGCTACAGCATGGTGACGGACGAGCACGTGGCGCGGCTCGACGGCTGGCTGGAAAAATACAATGCAGATCTACCGGCACTGCAGGAATTCATCCTGCCGGGCGGCGCCCGCGCTGCCGCCCTGGCGCATGTCTGCCGCACGGTGTGCCGGCGCGCAGAACGCAGCGTGGTCGCGCTCGGTCACGCCGAAGCCTTGCACGCGCATCCGCGCCACTACCTGAACCGCCTGTCGGATTTGCTGTTCGTGCTGGCGCGCGTGCTGAACCGCCACGCCGGCGGCGGCGATGT
- a CDS encoding type IV pilus twitching motility protein PilT, whose translation MDISELLAFSVKNNASDLHLSAGLPPMIRVHGDVRRINLPPLEHKDVHGMVYDIMNDGQRKVYEEKLEIDFSFAIPGLARFRVNAFNQDRGAAAVLRTIPSKILSLEQLNAPKIFGDLALKPRGLVLVTGPTGSGKSTTLAGMVNHVNETEYAHILTIEDPIEFVHDSKKCLINQREVGPHTHSFTAALRSALREDPDVILVGELRDLETIRLALSAAETGHLVFGTLHTSSAAKTIDRIIDVFPGDEKEMVRAMLSESLQAVISQTLLKTKDGSGRVAAHEIMIGTPAIRNLIREAKIAQMYSAIQTGSNVGMQTLDGNLTDLVRRNIISPAAARSAAKTPENFPG comes from the coding sequence ATGGACATTTCCGAACTCCTCGCTTTTTCCGTCAAGAACAACGCCTCCGACTTGCACCTGTCGGCCGGCTTGCCGCCCATGATCCGCGTGCATGGCGACGTGCGCCGCATCAACCTGCCGCCGCTGGAGCACAAGGATGTGCACGGCATGGTCTATGACATCATGAACGACGGCCAGCGCAAGGTGTATGAAGAAAAGCTGGAAATCGACTTTTCCTTTGCCATTCCGGGCCTGGCGCGCTTCCGTGTGAATGCCTTCAACCAGGACCGCGGCGCCGCAGCCGTGCTGCGCACCATTCCTTCCAAGATCCTGAGCCTGGAGCAGTTGAATGCGCCGAAGATCTTTGGCGACCTGGCCCTGAAGCCGCGCGGCCTGGTGCTGGTGACCGGCCCCACAGGCTCGGGCAAGTCCACGACCCTGGCCGGCATGGTCAACCATGTCAATGAAACCGAATACGCCCACATCCTGACCATCGAGGACCCGATCGAATTCGTCCACGATTCCAAGAAATGCCTGATCAACCAGCGTGAAGTGGGGCCGCATACGCATTCCTTCACCGCCGCCTTGCGTTCGGCGCTGCGTGAAGATCCGGACGTGATCCTGGTGGGCGAATTGCGCGACCTCGAAACCATCCGCCTGGCGCTGTCCGCCGCGGAAACCGGCCACCTGGTGTTCGGCACCCTGCACACCTCGTCGGCCGCCAAGACCATCGACCGTATCATCGACGTCTTCCCCGGCGATGAAAAGGAAATGGTCCGCGCCATGCTGTCGGAGTCGCTCCAGGCCGTCATTTCGCAAACGCTCCTGAAAACCAAGGATGGTTCGGGTCGCGTCGCCGCCCATGAAATCATGATCGGCACGCCGGCGATCCGCAACCTGATCCGCGAAGCCAAGATCGCGCAGATGTATTCAGCCATCCAGACCGGCTCCAACGTCGGCATGCAGACGCTGGACGGCAACCTGACGGACCTCGTGCGCCGCAATATCATTTCTCCGGCAGCCGCACGCTCCGCAGCGAAGACCCCGGAAAATTTCCCAGGCTGA
- a CDS encoding DUF4279 domain-containing protein, producing MGIADHSIVAFRIFGDDLVPTEITDLLGSEPTVAYSKGDERIGRKTGNRYIEKTGRWSLSAEDKHPEDIPAQITELLSKLTQDLAVWDQLRSKYAMDFFCGVFMGSSNDGLEFSPEVLGQLSARGITLSLDIYDHSDD from the coding sequence ATGGGAATTGCAGACCACTCCATCGTCGCCTTTCGAATCTTCGGAGATGACCTTGTCCCTACTGAAATAACAGACCTTTTAGGGAGTGAGCCGACTGTTGCTTACTCAAAAGGCGATGAGCGCATTGGTCGAAAGACGGGAAATCGTTACATAGAAAAAACTGGGCGGTGGAGCCTTTCGGCTGAGGACAAGCATCCTGAAGACATACCTGCACAGATTACGGAACTTCTTAGTAAACTAACCCAAGATCTCGCCGTCTGGGATCAGCTTAGATCAAAGTACGCAATGGACTTCTTCTGTGGTGTATTCATGGGATCTTCCAATGATGGACTTGAGTTCTCTCCAGAGGTTCTCGGGCAGCTATCAGCACGTGGCATTACCTTGAGTTTAGACATTTATGATCACTCTGATGACTGA
- a CDS encoding CidA/LrgA family protein has translation MINTFVILLLFQLAGEVIAHGFNLPIPGPVIGMLLLLIFLMVKGNAAEQLAPTANGLLRHLSVMFVPAGVGVMLHGQRIADEWLPIAAALVVSTVLGMVVTALSIKWLQK, from the coding sequence ATGATCAATACATTTGTCATCCTCCTGCTGTTCCAGCTGGCCGGTGAAGTCATCGCCCACGGCTTCAACCTGCCGATTCCGGGGCCGGTGATCGGCATGCTGCTCCTGCTGATTTTCCTGATGGTGAAAGGCAATGCCGCGGAACAACTGGCGCCCACCGCCAATGGCTTGCTGCGCCACCTGTCGGTCATGTTCGTGCCCGCCGGCGTCGGCGTCATGCTGCACGGCCAGCGCATCGCCGACGAATGGCTGCCGATTGCCGCCGCCCTGGTGGTGTCCACGGTGCTGGGCATGGTCGTCACGGCCCTATCCATCAAGTGGCTGCAAAAATGA